In Vitis riparia cultivar Riparia Gloire de Montpellier isolate 1030 chromosome 19, EGFV_Vit.rip_1.0, whole genome shotgun sequence, the following proteins share a genomic window:
- the LOC117909578 gene encoding uncharacterized protein LOC117909578, with translation MKAKYYNPYNTDEERLCHQPPHLSDDDWRWLIHFWGTPEAKAQKKEDRSEPNRIEMFALTHTRKDGTPIDDHSKEIMDQFQQLLSQPEGTSSSTSASSGASTSVASTYVDEIYTQVMGPERHGRVRGYGFGPTPTSIFGSTSRRRLGVIFSIQLENAQEMLIAVEQKFTTATEELSNVKDELSHVKETFEERLIEVQKKTHEEVKEEFEEKMMEMQRNMQAQIQEQMMQMMQQFQQKQ, from the exons atgaaggccAAGTATTATAACCCTTATAATACAGATGAGGAGAGATTGTGTCATCAACCTCCACACTTATCGGATGATGATTGGAGGTGGCTCATCCACTTTTGGGGTACACCTGAGGCCAAG GCACAAAAGAAGGAGGATCGAAGTGAGCCCAATAGAATTGAGATGTTTGCCCTGACACATACAAGAAAAGATGGGACACCTATTGATGATCATTCTAAGGAGATTATG gATCAATTTCAACAATTACTATCCCAACCTGAGGGgacatcttcttctacttctgcaTCATCTGGAGCATCTACATCTGTAGCATCTACATATGTAGATGAGATATATACTCAAGTCATGGGTCCAGAGAGGCATGGTCGTGTTCGAGGGTATGGATTTGGTCCTACTCCTACCTCAATCTTTGGTTCTACTAGTAGAAGGCGATTAGGAGTTATTTTTTCAATACAACTTGAAAACGCCCAAGAGATGCTAATAgctgtagaacaaaagtttacaaCTGCAACTGAAGAACTCTCAAATGTGAAAGATGAACTCTCacatgtgaaagaaacatttgaagagaGGTTGATAGAAGTTCAAAAGAAGACAcatgaagaagtgaaagaagagtttgaagaaaaaatgatggaaatgcaaaGAAACATGCAAGCACAAATTCAAGAACAGATGATGCAAATGATGCAACAATTTCAGCAAAAGCAATAG
- the LOC117909333 gene encoding probable glutathione S-transferase produces the protein MADEIILLNFWASIFGMRVRVALAEKGLKYEKREEDLWNKSPLLLEVNPVHKKIPVLIHNGKPICESMIIVQYIDEVWNHKSPLLPTDPYQRAQARFWADYIDKKLYDLGKKILLTKGEEQETAKKEFIECLKLLEGELGEKPYFGGENFGFVDVALVTFSSRFYAYESIGNFSIEAECPKLIAWTKRCMQKESVSSSLADPHKVHAFVMGLRKKTGIE, from the exons ATGGCGGATGAGATTATCTTGTTGAATTTCTGGGCTAGCATCTTTGGTATGAGGGTAAGAGTTGCCCTGGCAGAGAAGGGCCTTAAGTATGAAAAAAGAGAGGAGGACTTGTGGAACAAAAGCCCTCTGCTTCTTGAAGTGAACCCAGTTCATAAGAAAATCCCAGTTCTGATCCACAACGGAAAGCCCATTTGTGAGTCTATGATAATAGTTCAGTATATTGATGAGGTTTGGAACCATAAATCTCCCCTGTTGCCTACTGATCCATACCAGAGAGCTCAGGCCAGGTTCTGGGCGGACTACATAGACAAGAAG CTCTATGACCTTGGAAAGAAGATACTGTTAACCAAAGGAGAAGAGCAGGAGACAGCCAAGAAGGAATTCATAGAGTGCCTTAAGCTCTTGGAAGGAGAGCTGGGAGAGAAGCCTTACTTTGGTGGTGAAAACTTTGGGTTTGTGGATGTGGCTCTGGTGACCTTCTCTTCccggttttatgcatatgaGAGCATTGGCAACTTCAGCATAGAGGCAGAGTGCCCCAAGTTGATAGCTTGGACCAAGAGGTGCATGCAAAAGGAGAGCGTGTCGTCTTCTCTTGCGGATCCACACAAGGTCCATGCCTTTGTCATGGGGCTGAGAAAGAAGACTGGAATCGAGTAG